The sequence TTATCACAGATAATGCACTGATCACCTTTGAGTTATTCCAATCTATGAAGTACAAAATTAAGGGGAAGCACGGGGCTTGTGCTCTAAAGTTAGATATGAGCAAAGCATATGACAGGGTAGAGTGGTCTTTTCTCAAGGAGATGATGACGGTCATGCGATTCCCAACACTATGGATTAACGTGATTCAGAACTATTTAACTTCAGTATCCTTTTCTTTCCTAGTAAATGGGGCTCAGAAAGGCTATGTCAAGCCAACCAAGGGActtcgtcaaggagatcctctGTCACCCTATTTGTTTCTTATTTGCGCAGAAGGGCTTTCAGCATTGATAAGGAGATCTGAGGTTAACCGATCAATCCACGGGATCAGAGTAAGCAGAAATAGCATGTCCATTTcacacttattctttgcagatgattcCATTATTTTCTGCCGAGCCTCATTGACGGAGtgtgaaaacctcaaaagactTCTAAAACAATACGAGCAAGCTTCGGGTCAACGAATCAACTTTGACAAAACAGAGATGTGCTTTAGTTCCAATGTTGATGCTGACAGAAGAAGGATCCTAACTTCGTGTCTTGGGGTCAGGGAAGTCCGACAATTCTCCAAATACCTAGGCATCCCGACTATCATGGGAAAATCAAAAAAAGCCATTTTCAGTTTCCTCAAGGAAAGAATATGGAAGCGGGTCTGCGGGTGGCAGGAGAAATGGTTATCAAGAGGGGGAAAAGAGGTCTTTattaagtcagtagctcaagcCATTCCACAATACATCATGAGCTGCATGTTGCTACCAAAGTCATTCCGCAGTGAGATTCAACAAATCATGGCTAGATTTTGGTGGAACAATACTTCAGAAACACGGAAGATCCATTGGGTTCGATGGGACCACCTTTGTTTATCCAAAAGGGAGGGAGGACTAGGTTTTCGAAATTTATATGCCTTCAACTTGGCACTATTGGCAAAACAACTATGGCGTATCATCCAAAATCAGAAGTCCCTATGTGCCCAAGTGTTCAAATACAAATACTTCCCCCGGTCTGAGGTACTTTCAGCCAAGATTGGTTTCTGCCCTAGTTTTGTGTGGAGGAGTCTTCTTCAGGCTCGTCACATCATTGAGGAGGGTAGTTGTTGGAGGGTAGGGAATGGTCAATCAATTGAAATCCTCACTCATAAATGGATCCCTAACGTACCATACAATCGTCCACTTCAGACACTTCATGATCCACCTACCAAATGGGTTTCAAGCCTAATCAATAATGACATACTCACATGGAAGACGGAGCTAATCTCTTACTGTTTTGACAACAACATTGCCTCTGCTATCCTATGCCTTCCTATGAGCCAAGGGAGATTGATAGATTCGATCTTTTGGAAGCATTCTAAGAAGGGAGATTATATGGTGAAAACAGGCTACGAAGTGGCAACGATGTTCTGTCCGAAATTAGGAGGGAGAGAATCATCTTCAAACAACGCTGACTCAATATGGAAATATTTATGGCAACTCCAACTACCGCCAAAAATCCTCCACAACACATGGTGTATGTTGAACAACATACTCCCATGTGCAGAGACATTATGCAAAAAGAAAGTTTCAGTGACTCTAGAGTGTAGGTTGTGTGGAAGATCCCCTGAGTCTTTACTCCATCTGTTTAGGAATTGTCACATATCTAAAGGTTATTGGAAAAGATCTAACCTCCATTTCAAACCTTATAAAGTTGCTGGCTTCTCAACTCTAGACTGGTTTTCCAACTTATCACTACAGGCAACCAGGGAAGATATGGCGGTAGTCTGCTGTGTCATATGGGTTCTTTAGTACGAATGAAACCGTATATAGCTCACGGGGACAAGCTACTAGGGGTAGCAAAAGCAATGAACTGTGTTTCAGATATCAGGCTTGGGATGGAAAGACAACAAAACAACAAGGACACAATCACCATCGAAGCCCAATCATTACAACCGTTAAAAGTTCCATGGCAGCCACCTCCACCTGGGGTCTTTAAAGTCAATTGCGATGCAGCTTTCGATCCGGTCACCAACCAAAGCGCCTTCAGATTCCTAATTCGGGATACTAGGAGTAGTGTTCTTTTGGCTGGTGGTGGATCACTGGGTCTTTGTCTGAGTGCTCTTCATGCAGAACTCCAAGCTATAGCAAATAGTATCTCCGCTGTTCAAACTGCAGGTCTAAAGGGCGTAACCGTGGCATCGGATTCTCTAGAAGCTGTGAACCTCTTCAATGGTCGATCTGTTTGTACTAATTGGTTAGGAACTATTCTAGATGATCTTCGGGATGGTTCAATTGGCCTGGACATATTCAGTTTGACTCATGAAAGAAGGCAGGCCAACACACCAGCCCACATTCTTGCTTTTAAGGCCCAACATTGTAGTCTTAAGGAACTTCACTATGAAGATCTTCCTAGTCCTTTCTTTTCTGCTGTTTTAAATGATGTATCTGATCTACTTATTTAATGAATTTGtatttcttataaaaaaaaatggcttGATACATGTGAATTGTATAGCTCAAAATAATTGAGCTACAAATTCTGACAATGTCATACATTATATCAATTATATATTTAATGCTTTTGACTTGttcattttctctttttgttcaaattcaatttattaatataaattaaagggaaaagtacaaaaataaacattgtggttacacctgttttcgaacaacattcatgtggtttaaaagtttgcaaaatggtacattgaggttcatcccgttagcaaacacataccaaattgactaacggtgttaaaagtcaaagggaaaagagttaatttagtccttatatttatttattttataaattaacctcccttattatctaattatcacaaacaaaccccaaaataaaaaataaaaatcaattatatcaTCTTTTCcatctcattttaattttttatttttcttctcctttctctctcctctttttctctctcttgtctCTCCTCTCTTTCTTAATTTCTTTCTAAAATCAATTGTCTCTCCTCTCTTTCTTAATTTctttctaaaatcaattgaattttacTAATCCATCAGGATCTGAACCTTTTGCAATTTCACTAGGATATGAACTGATTGATCAATTTAATACTCAATTAATCCAAGGCCATACTAAGATCagtctttctctttctctctgttagcttcttcttccttcataTGATGATGATGGGTGTTCAATTCCATTTCCGTACAGTTTTCGGTTTCAAGGTTTCAAGGGATGAATGGAATTATAGGAATGGTTTGATTCTGAATTCTAATGGTGGACACTTGCCAGTTCAATTTCAGTTTGGTCTTAAAAGCAATCTACAATTCGAGAATCGTGGTCATCGGAAGCCCATTTTAGTCTCTTGTAAATCTTCAGATGGAAGCTCTTTTGACGGTGGTCGTTCTAACAATGTCCCTGACGATCAAGATCATGAGTTTCTTCAAGCTTCCCTTCTCTATTCAGGTCTCCattttcttttcccttctttTAATTCGCTTTCTTCTCTGTATGCTTGCTCTCCTAATTTTGTATGCATTATTTTCTAGAGGATTTAGATTGGGTGAGTGAGGCATGGGAAGCGGAAGATTTTCAGTTCGTGTGTACTTCTTTGTTTTTGAATCACTTCACAATGTTAAGCATTAATTGAGTATTAAATTGATCAATCAGTTCCTATCCTAATGAAATTGCAAAAGGTTCTGATCCTCATGGATTagcaaaattcaattgattttagaaagaaattaagaaagaggagagagacaagagagagaaaaagaggagagagaaatgagaagaaaaataaaaaattaaaataagatggagaagatggtgtaattgattattatttttattttggggtttgtttataataattagataataagatggattaatttataaaataaataaatatagtgactaaattaactcttttccctttgacttttaacatcattagtcaatttggtatgtgtttgctaacgaaaTGAACATCAATgtcattttgcaaacttttaaaccacatgggtgttgttcgaaaacaggtgtaaccacaaggtttatttttgtactttttcctaaaTTAAATATGTATCCAACACATTTGAATGTGTTggattttttccattttttttaattattgttttatcttaattttattaatatttattatatggACAATAATGAATTTCATCACTAACCAATCAACTTTATTCATTTGGgtaaaaaattatggttaaccgcTCATTTTTGGTGATGAATTAACTGTTGTAAACATGGATTCAACTGAAAATATTCTAGAGAATGTTGAGCTTtcaaggaagaagaggaagcaaATGCGTGAACATATTGTTGCTGCAAATTGTAGCAACAaagtagagaagaagaaggaggcaGGAATCTAAAGTAGGGGGCTAATTTTAGGCTTAcatgtataaattttttaatataaaatcatACATATATAAAATCTAAATACTATtgaaaaaatattcaaaatatttttacatataagaTATTATCGATAACATATTGGGATGAACTACCGGCATCactaaatttattaaatatcaACAACTAgcacaaatattaaaaaaagtatCACAAATATTCAAAACAATTGCAAaactaaattcaaaatttcaataactTCAACTTTAGAAATTTAAGTTTCAAgctcaaatttgaaaaatttctagaaaaaaacaataaaattagaaaataagATTGACATTATgatttaaggaaaaaattaaaaatagataatgatggaaaaaaataagaaattagttaATAAAACTAGCTCTATACCCGTGCTTTGCACggtaagttttttttaagaagGAAAGTTTCTTTTTAATAgttttcaattattattgttattattttgggatggaaaatataatttttttttcacaaattCAAGCCAAATGACTTAAACCtttagaaaacaaaaacaaaacaattagAATCAAAGAGAATGGATGAAttcaaatacaaaaaaaaaaaaatcaagatcAAAATGAATAAATTTCACAATTTTTCATTTCCTATATTTCATTTAAATTAgagttaattaaaaaaagaacGCTAAATTGCTAATTTGCATATTGGTGactttttttttcaatgaagaatgtagGTGCAAACAACCACTCAACATTCCGATGACCTAAAATCAACATCTAAAATGATTCTCCATTCATACAAACAATTGAAATAACTCGAAATCAACCATTCAATTAGCAATAATTTGAATTGAACACATTAACAACAAATGAGAATCATTCAATTCCAATGAGAAGCATTGACAAATTATTCTACAACGGACATTATTGTTATTAAAGTAGTATTTAGCAAACATAGGCAATGTACTGCACCTTGCCTAGAAAACCTGTAATCGCAAAAAGCTGTAAGCAATGTTGCTCTCAAAATGTCTATGGAATTTTCGCTGAACGTCCTAACCCTTGCAATAGACAATAATATAGCTAGAGTGAAATGATTAAGAGCTATCGTATCCAATTTCACTATACCAATTACTCCTTTGCTAAAGAAGGGTCCTGCTTCACCGCAAAATTAATATGAAGCAAACTTAATAAAATGTGTTTGTGAACTATCAGCTTATCGAAAACAGGTTCAATCAGTCCCACTTCAACTCTATTCTTCACCATCAACAGCATCCCTTTCTTCAGCTGCAGCAGCCATTAATTCATGGAAGTTTTTAGTCTTGCCCAGCAATATTCAATCTATAACCACCGCAATGAAAAATGTATCCAGATCAAAATGTAACAatgaaaatttatataaaaaccaCCACAATGATTTTAAGAAGAGTTATCGAGATCAGAATGTAACAGTGGATACTTTCACTAGCTTATTGATattgaattaataaaaatattgaagAGAATTGAAAGGATTTTCTATGTCTCTACAATTAAATAATctaaaactaattaaaaatcAGTTAATAATAGTAATTCAGTTCAAATAAAGTATATActttatcataaaaaaaaaaatctatttttctTTAGCAAATTCTATATTAGCAGTGGCAGTAACAatgaatatataaaataatgttGATGCTCTGAGGGTCCGAAATCTTATTATGGAGGTAGTCCTTTGCTTATCTAGCTTGTTAGTGAACAAAGGAATCATTAAAGTTTAAGTGAGCCACAAATTGATAAAGTAAGGCAGAACAGGGTCagaattctttcttttttccctTTTTAATACATACACAACACAACATATTATAATAATACATATAGcagtatattaataataaaaaatgcagGGCTTATTACCTTATTCATGGACTATACTATATGCTTGTTCTCCAACATCCTAAAGTATTTCACCTTTTccctttcatttcatttcatttattCTATCTTCAGTTTGCATTTAAAGCTATTAACTTCTCTATCTGATCATAATATAGCAATATAACATCACTGCTATTTAACAAgaaattatagttttgtttgtgTGATTTTTTGGTATGGGGAAGATTAGAGGAACTAACTGGTTAGCTGCAGTTAAGAGGGCTTTCGGGTCTCCCAAAAAGAATAATGCTAAGAAGAGAGAAAATCAAGAgctagaggaagaagaaaaggtgAATTTTTCATTAAGAACAATCAATTACTAAGACACTTAGTGAAACTTATTGGTTGGATCCTCATTCTATTTTCATTCGATGAAAAGGTCGTATACATACCTGACTCAGTTCAGCAGCTCTTTACATATGTATACAATCGAACCGAATCAACAGCTCATAGGCTGTATACATATCTGACTCCTACCATATTAGATATTAATCAAGAGCTGATATTAACAACTCATATGTAGGCCAAAAACATATCTGACTCCTAccatattagtttttttttcaatttttaataagttaattATTAATCTCCTAGGTAGGCCGTATACATATACGACTCCTACCATACAAACAGTGCAACATGAAAATGAGGAACAATTCACCATAGTGTATCAGAAGCAgaaaaaaagtatataaatttttcttaatttgaaAACACTTACTGAAACTGTTTGGTTGAATCCTCATTTTGTTTTCATTAGATGAAAAGGCTCATACAACTTTAATATGTAATTTAATTCTTATCTCATACATTAGGCTCTTTTAGTAAATTACTCTTACTACATTTGAGTCAATAACAACCAAAAATTGCAACTGCACCTCATGTTCTCATTCATCAAAAAGAGCTAATGAAACTTTTACAtcaggaaaaaaaattcacttaatTGCATAACCAAATGAGAGTCAAAGTTTCTTCAAATATGCATGACCTtaagattaaattaaatatatcagAAAATGCTGAGATGATCTCAAATTGTGTCTTTCCTTAAAGCCAATACCAATAATAATCAGGTTTACAGCATAAATTGCATACATAAAGGAAAGTAAATAAGAAGGAAACTGAGAAGGTACCCATGCCAGAAAGGTCTGACGCCAAAGTTGGTCTAATGATAGAGAGCGTTTCGCATCCCACCAGCATACTGGAAACAAATAATGAACGGATAATTAACTCAATAGAGaacaggaaaacaaaaaaaacatagaaGAACACGATTCACTATGACAAATTTGTAAGCAAGAAAAattatgtgataaaaaaaagcagtataaaagaaaaagttaatcaatttaCCTCTTGCAACTAAAAATCTATTGAAACTCATCCACACAGATGAAATCAAGTTTAAAGCAATAACTGATCAACCATCAAACACAAATCCCATGTCAGAATCCCaagacaaacaaaagaaaatcgaTCAACAGAAAATTTTCATGGGAAGAAAACCCCATGTACGAAACTGGAAAAGAAAAGGTAAGTTAATTAGGTTAATGAGGAATGATTTCAATTGAAAAGAAATATACCTTTCTAAACCACCATTGATGAAGACATTATTTGTAATTTGCCTATTTATCAGTTAATTtgtcaaaaataaatataaaaaactgAGAAAAAGtgtaaaagtaaaaataaatacaaaaaaccGAGAAAAAACCACTTTAACAATTTGATAATCCGAGAAAATGTCACGTCAGCAATTTATTTATGGATTTAGTATATAGTATAGATGATGgcaaaaataatcaaataagataataataataatggaaaACAATTATTAGAGAGTAGTAAAATATAATACTTGGATTGAACTTCAGACCTTTTGGTTAGGTAGAAACTCTTCACTTCTCTTTATACCAATTATACTACCTCATTCTTTTGTTAAATGTTTACGTCTTGCTTaatatataacatatattttttaggtTGTATCTGCCACTAGAAGGAGGAGGTTGAGCCAGTGGAAGATGAGACAGTTAAAGTGGTTGTTTTAAACTACATGGATAAGCATGAATTAAGTGAAGAAGGTTAAATATGTTTTTGAAGTGTAAGAAGTACCCCCATATTAGAAATTGTTGGAAGGAAATAGGGGCAGCTCTACCATGGAGGCCTTGCGAGTGTCTATCAACGAGCCCATGTCACTACAACAAAAATGGGCTTTACCAGCCCTTTTTTAGGGGCTAAACTAATAAGCGCCGGAATAGGCTTACATAGAAAGGCCCATCTCTAATATTGAGGCGGATCTGAAAATAGCCTCAAAGTAAACCTCTGGACCAATAATCAGGAAAACCTTTTGGTCATTTCCCTTCATTCATTGTCTCTTTCGTTCACTTCAAAAATTCTATCGCCGCCTTCAACTACTTGATTTTGAGGGTTCTAATTGCATGTCCGCCGATTTGATCTTCCCTTGAATCCTCTTCTATTTTCTTCTGACTGGTAAGCTCGATTTCGAGTTCTTCATTTCAATATCTTCAAAAATTGATGTATTTACATTTGGTAATTTTTCATTTCGAGTTCTTCATGCTCCACCACATTCTTTGAATGGCGTCGGCCGTGTCCTTGGTCGTCCGATGGAGGACGTCAAGGCCAGCTACAGTTTCGGCCGTGAGTTAGGTCGCGGTCAATTTGGTGTAACTTATCTTGTTACTCATAAGGAGACTAAACAGCAATTCGCCTGCAAATCGATTGCTACTCGGAGACTCGTTCACAAGGAAGACCTGGAGGATATCCGCCGTGAGGTTCAGATCATGCACCATCTCACCGGCTACAGGTCagtaatctaattaatttagtGAAATTGATATGTATTTGGGGTATAAGATAAGTgcaattttgattttgtttgaTTGGATTATTGCGAAAGGGCATTATTCAGAAAGGGCAGCGGCTGATCTGTGTAGGCATGGGAGTTATGCACAGAGATTTGAAGCCGGAAAACTTCCTTATGTTGAATACTGATGAAAATTCAAGACAGGTATAATTGTTTAACTTTGAAACTTGAAAGTAGGATTAAATTTTATTTCAGAATTAGAAAAACATTGATAATGATATAGTTGAGTTATTCTGCTATGAAAAATCAATAGATGAATTTTTTCAAGAAGTTTCAGGCAGTTTCTGATTGAAACTATGGTTAATTAGGATATAGCagaaaattttaattgataGATATACACCTGTTTTTTATTCGGCTTGATGGTTCTATGGATATTCTGTAATTTTCATTCAAAGTTCATGTGATTTGGTTCTTTCctttgttcgatttgattctaAGGCCATTTCTAAATAGGACTTTCGATTTCTGACACGACAAAACTATTTACATAAACAACCATCTTGATACGATTATCATTTTGATAGGTTTtattttatatcatatataattatgtagaATATATAGATCACGTAATGCGATTATGCGATTATGACACGATTATGTGGAGAAGTCGTTGATCAAAAATCGTCATCAGAACATAATTTTTCTTTTGGGTTACTGCATTCATGATGGAGCAAAGTTGTATATGAATGAAAATTGATGTAGATGTTGCAAGGTAAGTCCAACTCATTGTCTTTGTTTTCTATGtttattcttttgtttttcataGGCAAGAAATACCTTTTCGCCAtacttttctttctcattttctaaGATTCTGTTATTCTATTTGAAGATGGTTCAAATGGTGTTCACAAACTGAGAAGTGAAAGTCTAAAAATTTTCGAAGAAGATACAATTCCCTCAAAGGTTTTTCTTACTAAACACATATTTCATTTCATTATTATGTATAGCCAGCCTAACTTATATCTCTAAATGTTTACCTTCTTGGGTGTCAACATTTATCTTATTGTTGAAAACATATTCAGGGGCCACCTTTAGAGGTTCCAGCAGAGCACTGAGAACAAGTTTCTGCTATCTTAATACATGTAAGTTTAACAAAGTCATGCAAACATTGTTTCGAAtggaaattttaaattttttgcttAATGTTTAGCTAGCAGTAAAGCAGTAGAAATGGCTTGGATCAATTTGgctatttttatatatgatcAATTTGGCTTCGAATTTCATACGTTTGGTTCTTGTTTGAGATATGCTATGTATCTATGTTATTATACCACTGGCAGTTAGAATCTCATTTCAAACTTGTGTCATTATGATTGTTGTGAATCAAATCTTGCATTATGAGCCTATGCAATCTGCTTCTACTGATTGAGGTAGAGCTCTAAATGATTTTTTGAAAGGATAAAGTTGTAGGAATTGATTTGTCTAATATTAGTGACCGTAGACATATTGTTTAAATTATTTGGCAAAGATAATTTAAGAGGAAGCCATTTTAAGTTGTTGCTTTGTTGTTTATGACTTCTTGCAACGCTGGAATTATGTTAATCTCTTTTGAATCAGCACATTTTGCATTTGACTATGCTGTTTTCTCTGTTTTTAGTTAATGTAATTCATCCTTTATCTGCTTCAGCCTCATCGACAATGTCTTATAATCGAATAAGGTGTCGATTACTGTTGTTATTAGATCCTATGAAGTTGGTCCTGATAAAACTGTTACTCTTGAAACCATTCTCAATCTTCTTCGGGTTAAACATCAttttattctatgcattttccTTTTCATCTTTAGCACAAGATGATTTCTTTTTTGTTCTTATTATCTCTAACCAATGTACAATCAATCTTATGCAGGAAACCGCATTGAATCATGTATGGTTATTGGGTCTTCTAGGAAATGGATTTGGAGCTACTCATGGAATGGTGAGGAATAATCTCATCTGGGCTGTCTCCAAATTGCAAGTCCAGATTGATCATTATCCAATCTGGTAAATATTCTACAATCACATATTTAAGTACATATCATGATGAAAAAATCTGATAATGAAATTGAAACTTGCAGGGGAGAGGTAGTGGAAATTGACTCATGGGTTGGAGCATCAGGAAAGAATGGAATGAGGAGAGATTGGCAATCCCGTGCTACAaggtttcttttattttttgtttttaattactATTTTGTGCTTATGGAGATTAAATGTGCATGTACATCAGTTGCTAATGGGTTATGGTTATGGCAAAGCTACTAGTTTATGCATTTCTGGATAATCCAGGAATGTGGAATTTGAGATCTCAAAGGTTGAGTAATTGGTATTTAGGACAAGAAATGTATATCAGAGTTCATGATGATGATCCTAATCCTGCCAAGGAACGACCCCCACCATCCAATCTACTCTTAAGTGTATTGCTTGTGATTTTCTTTTGTGTGCTTGCAGGACTTGCAACCGTAGACCAATGGCACGAGTTAGAATGATGTCCATGATGCATCAAGTGCATTTTGCTTCAAGTATTCAAAAGGAAGCACAATATTGGCTGCTAGAGGTTGTTATGTTGCAGCATTGACACTCATAGGCAATGCCATTAGTGTCGAGGTTTCCAATGAGGACAGATGGGCATCGACAACTTAGAAACAAGAGGGAATCtcgtgttatgtttttattttgatattgaaATGGCATTAGTGTTGCAATATCGAGGTAGTGATATTGAAATGACATACTTCATTATAGGGGCGGTTTAAACCGCCTCTACAAATTCGTCGCTAATTTTAACTCTACCCCGTCGATGATGATTTTCATCGCTAATTCGTAGCTCCGGTCCCCTTTGGCGACAGATTTGGGACGGTTTATAAAACCGCCCCTAGATCTTGTAGGGGCGGTTAAAACCGCCCCTACAAGCGAAAAAAACTGCCTCTATAGGCAGTTTTTGTTGTAGTGTGTCTTGTTTGAGAGGGATGAAAATCGTAAGTGGACTGAAGAAGAGTATGAACTAGTCCAgaaattttatgaaaaatagagGCCTGATTGGAGAACTTTGGGTGACGCGCTTGGCAATCATAGATTTCATGATAAGGATGCATGGAGGAGACTAAGGTGCTGTTCgataaaacagaaaattaaatgctgaaaaaataaggcaaaaagcatcccgaggtccctgatctttcattgtttggtgcattaagtcctcgatcttttatttagacacattaagcccctgatctttcatcatttggtgcattaagccctcgatctttcatcatttggtgcattaagccctcgatctttcatttagacacattgagcccttgatctttcatatatgagtgtattaggtcctttcataaatcaattaatatataggtttattgaTAAgaattacccttcttatttccacaaaatgtgcaacattttggagcttttcacgaaaaactcttttcatgaacaattgtttgtagttatttgttattgataagaattacccttcttatttccacaaaatgtgcttcagtttta comes from Euphorbia lathyris chromosome 8, ddEupLath1.1, whole genome shotgun sequence and encodes:
- the LOC136202796 gene encoding palmitoyl-acyl carrier protein thioesterase, chloroplastic-like; the encoded protein is MVRNNLIWAVSKLQVQIDHYPIWGEVVEIDSWVGASGKNGMRRDWQSRATRTCNRRPMARVRMMSMMHQVHFASSIQKEAQYWLLEVVMLQH